The bacterium DNA segment GCGAGACCTTCCCGAACATTGGCGCGCTGTTCCGCGCGCTCGCGTCGGACACGGACGTGAACGTGCTGTCCACGCCGCACGTCCTGACGCTCGACAACGAGGAAGCGGAGGTTGTCGTCGCGGACAACGTGCCGTTCGTGACGGGCCAGATTTTCTCGGCCAACAACACGAACCCGACGACGACGATCGAGCGCCGCGACGTCGGCATCACCCTGCGCATCACCCCGCAGATCAACGAATCCGACTACGTGAAACTCCTGATCTACCAGGAGGTCAGCCAGGTGACCGACAGCCCCGAGGGCCTGTCCGCGGCGCAAGTCGGCGTCACCACCGCCAAGCGCAGCGCGGACACCGTGGTGGTCGTGAAGGACCGGCAGACCGTCATCATCGGCGGCCTCTTGAAGGACTCGGTGTCGGTCGTCGATCAGAAGATTCCCGTGCTCGGCGATATCCCGCTGCTCGGCTACCTGTTCAAGAGCAGCCGCAAGACCGTCCAGAAGACGAACCTGCTCATCTTCCTGACGCCGTACATCATCAAGGATTCCGCGGACCTCGAGGAGGTCACGCGCATGACGAACCGGCGCATGGAAGTGTTCCGCGAAAAAAATCACGTGCCCGAGCGAACGAACGATCTTGGCGTGCTCGATCCCGAGCGCATGACCCCGCGCGAAACCATCTTCCGCGCGCCGAGCCCCGAGTCGATCGAGACCGATCCGGCGCTGCGCGGCGGCGGCACCGTGTACGACATCTACGTACCCGGCGAGGATGAGGCGCTCGACGATATCGACGGCATTCCGATCGGCGAAACGGCGCCCGAAGAGGACGAAGACGAAGGGACGGACGAGTTCGCGCCCGCGGACGACGAATGACGGCGGTGCGCGCCGGCGGCGCCCGTTCGGGCGGCCGTTCACGGACCCGATCCCGCGCGACTCGGGCAGGATTGAATTCTTGACATGAAACGCATCGGCGAAATCCTCATCGAGACCGGCGTCCTGAACGAGGACGCCGTGCAAAAAGTCCTCGAGACGCAAAAGGAAAAGGGCGGGCTGTTCGGCGAGATCGCGATCCGCCAGAAGGTGGCCACCGAGGCGCAGGTCCTTCAGGGGCTCGCCCGGCAGTTCGAGATGCCCTACGAGGACGTGATCAAGGCGGAGGATGTCGACCTCCACCTTGTCGCCCGCATCCCCATCACTTACGCCAAGCGCAATTTCATCCTGCCGTTGCGCGAAGAGGGCGAGTGCATCCTGGTCGCGTGCGCGAATCCGCTCGAATTCGAGGTGCTCGACGACCTGCGCCTGTTTCTTGGCGGCGAATTGCGGGCCGTGCTTTCCACGCAGGGGATGATCTTCGACACGATCAACGTCGTGTACGACCGCGCCAAGGAGACGACCGACGAGGTGATGGGGGAACTCGAGGAAGAGCGCGCGACGGAGAGCTTCGATCTCGACCAGATCACCGACATCATCGACGTGACCGACGAGGACGCGCCGATCATCCGCCTGATCAATCATCTTATGTACCGCGCGGTGAAGGAGCGCGCCTCGGACATCCACATCGAGGTGTTCGAGAACGACGTCATCGTGCGTTTCCGCATCGACGGCGTGCTGTACGAGATCATGCGGCCGCCGAGGCGCTTCCACAACGCGATCGCCAGCCGCATCAAGATCATGGCGAAGCTGAACATCGCGGAAAAACGCATTCCGCAGGACGGACGCATCCGCATCAAGATCGCGGGCAAGGATATCGACATCCGCACGAGCATCATCCCGACCGCGTACGGCGAGCGCGTCGTCATGCGTCTCTTGGACAAATCGCAGGTGCGTCTTGATCTCGAAGCGCTCGGCCTTGACGCGCGCAAGCTCGCGGTGGTGAAGGATCTCATCAGCCGGCCGCACGGCATCATCCTGGTCACGGGCCCGACGGGTTCGGGCAAGACGACGACGCTCTACGCGTCGCTCGTGCGCCTGAACAAGCCGGACGTCAATATCCTCACGGTGGAAGACCCGATCGAGTATCAGATTCAGGGCATTGGGCAGATGCAGGTGAACCCGAAGATCGACCTGACGTTCGCCTCGGGCCTGCGTTCGTTTCTGCGCCAGGACCCGGAC contains these protein-coding regions:
- the gspE gene encoding type II secretion system ATPase GspE; protein product: MKRIGEILIETGVLNEDAVQKVLETQKEKGGLFGEIAIRQKVATEAQVLQGLARQFEMPYEDVIKAEDVDLHLVARIPITYAKRNFILPLREEGECILVACANPLEFEVLDDLRLFLGGELRAVLSTQGMIFDTINVVYDRAKETTDEVMGELEEERATESFDLDQITDIIDVTDEDAPIIRLINHLMYRAVKERASDIHIEVFENDVIVRFRIDGVLYEIMRPPRRFHNAIASRIKIMAKLNIAEKRIPQDGRIRIKIAGKDIDIRTSIIPTAYGERVVMRLLDKSQVRLDLEALGLDARKLAVVKDLISRPHGIILVTGPTGSGKTTTLYASLVRLNKPDVNILTVEDPIEYQIQGIGQMQVNPKIDLTFASGLRSFLRQDPDIILVGEIRDLETAEIAIQASLTGHLVFSTLHTNDSASAFTRLVDMGVEPFLVSSSLIGVVAQRLVRVLCPRCKEKYDPTAEELAKIGLKPSDVKGAMFRPTGCPNCTNTGYADRTAIYEILRMSERIQHLILANADANAIKRAAVEEGMSTLRMDGARRVLQGDTSIEEVMRVTSEDAP